The window ATAGCAGCACTGCACCCGCTCCATAACTCAAAAAAGATAAATTTTTTAAAGTACTATTTCTGGGATCTTTCTTGAGAATATATACTGAAGTAATATCTGATGGAAGGAGTACATTTTCAGAAAGGACGATGATGTCATTTTGAATATCTTTAATCACATCTGTTATGTAGAAATCATTTTTCTTCGTCTTGTAAGTGAAAGTCTCCCCAATTTCATATTTCAACCGATTTTTTTCTTTCGAACCTTTTTGTAAAAGAATGAATTTTTGAGAAAAGGCATTTTCTGAAAAAAGTAAAAGTACTATCAGAATTAAGCTGCAGGATTTAAAAATTCGATTTGTCATCTTTAATATTTTAATTGAAGGATTAAGATATCAAATTAATCTTGAAATTTCAAAAAGAGGTATAGCGTCCAAAAATAAAAGGTGTCAAATCATTAAATTTGACACCTTTTTAACATCTTTTTACAGTTTAATGATCCAATTATGTGAATCTTCTATTTTGCCATATTTGATGTCATCGAGCCTCTTTAGCACACGGTTACTAAAAGCAGTTTCATCTTTTTGTGGCAATTCATAGTCATTTCCACTGATGTGAATTTTAGAAATATGGGCAATCGTTGCTGCAGTTCCTGTTCCAAAGGCTTCTTTCAAAGTATGACTTTTCAAGGCATCTTCAAGTTCAGCAACACGAAGAAATCTTTCCTCAACTTTAACTCCCATTTCTCTAGCCAAAGTCAAAACACTATCTCGAGTAATTCCTTTCAAAATGGTTCCAGTAGTCGTCGGAGCAGTAATCAGTGTGTCATTAATGATGAACATCACATTCATGGTACCACTTTCTTCAATATGTTGATGTGATTTCCCATCTGTCCAAAGCAACTGATCATATCCTTCTTTTTGAGCCAAAAGGGCAGGATACAAAGAGCCTGCATAATTTCCAGCAGCTTTTGCATAACCTGTACCACCTTCTGCGGCTCTGGTATATTTACTTTCTACTTTGACAGAAACAGGCTTGGAATAATAATGACCAACTGGACAAGTAAAGATCATAAATTTATATTTCTCAGATGGTCTGATACCAAGGTAATCATCTGTCGCAAAGATAAATGGTCTGATATACAGTGAGTAGCCAGGTCTATTTGGAATCCACGCACTGTCGATTTTCAAAAGTTGTAAAAGCCCTTCCATGAAAATATTTTCAGGCAGCTCGGGAATACACATTCTTTTGGCAGATTCATTTAATCTTTTTTGATTGGCATCTGCTCTAAACAATAATGTTTCTCCTGCATCATTTTTGTAAGCTTTCATCCCTTCAAAAACTGACTGCCCATAATGTAAAGTTGCATTTGCAGGATTGAGCTGAAGAGGAGCGTAGGGCTCAATTCGGAAATTCCCCCATTCTCCATTTTCATAATCAGCAATAAACATGTGATCGCTTATAGTCTGACCAAATTTCAAATCATCAAAATTAGTTTGTGCCAATTTAGATGATGATGTTTTGGTAATATCGATGGTTAAGGTTGTGTTCATGATTTTTATGATCTTGGTTTCCAAGTAACTTCTTCTACGCCCAATTCGATAGCCATTAGGCGACCTAGGACAAAAAGATAATCCGAAAGTCTATTTAAATATCTTACAATTATTTCATCGACTGGTTCTAATTCCATCAAATCAATGACACAGCGCTCGGTTCTGCGACAAACTGTTCTTGCTAAATGACAAAATGAAACTGATTGATGTCCACCTGGAAGGATGAAATTTTTTAGTGGAGGTAACTTTTCTTCCATTTGGTCAATTTCATTTTCCATCAAAAGCAAATCCTCTTCTTGGATATCAGGCTTTTTGATATTTTCTTTTCCAACTTCTGTCGCTAAAGTAGCTCCAATAGTAAAAAGTCTATCCTGAACTTCCTTCAAAAAACCAATTCTGGAGCTGTTTACCTCCTGATCTCTGAGTAACCCTATAAAAGAATTTAACTCGTCCACTGTTCCGTATGCATCTATCTTAAGGTGACCTTTTGAGACACGCTTACCCCCTAATAAGGAGGTTTTTCCTGTATCACCAGTTTTTGTGTAAATCTTCATTAAAAACCTTAAATAAACTTGATATCGATCAATATAGACCGATTCACAAAAGTAACAATCTATTTGTTAAAAGAGGCTTTTTTACTCGTCTAATTCTACAGCTACGGCTCTGGTAGGGTTGGTATTTATTTCGTCAGATTCTACTAAACCATCTCGAAGTCTGATGACTCTATGTGCATAATGAGCGATATCATCTTCGTGAGTAACCATGATAATGGTATTGCCTTTTTGATGTAATTCATGAAAGAGCTCCATGATACTATATGAGGTTTTGGTGTCCAAATTTCCAGTTGGTTCATCTGCCAAAATTATACTTGGGTCATTAACCAATGCTCTGGCAATAGCCACCCTTTGTCTTTGACCACCAGAAAGTTCATTTGGTTTATGGTGAACTCGATCAGCCAAACCGACATTTTTCAATGCTAAAAAAGCCTTGTCTTCACGATCTGATTTGTTGTAGCCTGCATAGATCAAAGGTAAAGCTACGTTTTCAAGACAAGTCGCTCTTGGTAGGAGATTAAATGTTTGGAATACGAAACCAATTTCTTTATTTCGGATCTCTGCAAGTTCGTTTTCAGACATGTCACTGACATCTTTATCATTCAAAATGTAAGTACCTGCCGAAGGTGTATCTAAGCAACCAATGATATTCATCAAAGTAGATTTACCAGAGCCTGAAGGTCCCATAAATGCCACATATTCACCTTTATTAACTGAAATCGATACAGACTTCAAGGCCCTCACTTCCTCTGCACCCATTCTATAAGTCTTCTGAATATCGTTGGTTTCTATTATTTTTTTCATCATCAATTTTATTAAAGCTTGAATTTAAGTTAAATGCTTAGAAAGGAAAAATTAATTTGATTAACGGTGAAATATTTTAGAGGTTTTCCATCATCAGTTTTTCTAACTCTTCGTTGCTTAGCCATGCAGCCATTTCTTCTACAGCTTTGGTTCCATAGTTCCCTAATCCATTGATCCTACTTTCCTTTACAAAAGCCATCCAAAGAATTGGATCTTTATTAAATTGAATGGCCTCTTGGAGAATTTCATATTTCTTTAAAGAATCCTCTTCTTTTTGAACAGCCTGCATGACGAGTGGAGTCAAGTATGAATTTCTAATTAAAGAGAGATTTGGCTTGATAATTCGACTTACTTTGTCTGACTTTATATCACTTTTTCCTTCAAGCAAGGCGAGAGTTAATTCCTCAAATTCTTCTTTCGTCCAAACAGCATTATCACCGTTTGTTAAGATTTGTTCTAAACTTTCAAAATCATCCTTCTTAAGGCTGTGTGCTTTATGAATCATAACGAAAAATGCCAATTCTGATTTTAACTCAGAGTCAGTTAACTCAGAAAGACTTTTTATGATTTTGCTTGATATGCTCTGATGAAATGTTTTTAGGATTTGATAATATTTTACTTGTTGGTTTTGAATCAAAGCTCCATTTTCATCCCACTCCATCCAACTTGGGAAGTTGACTTGCTGCTTTTCTTTTAGTGCTAGAGCTTCTTCGATTTTTCCACTAAAATATAAAATCGCCAAATGGAAAGGTTTAAACTCTTTGTATCCATCCGCCGCTGCAATTTTGAAATCTATTGCTGCTTTTTCGAAATCCAGCTGACTAGCTAGAATCTCTCCAGCCATCACATGATAGGCTGCAGCATGATTGGGAAAGGAAAAAGTTGATCCTGAGAGATATTTTAAGGTCTCATCAATTTCATTTCCTTGATGCGACCGAATCACTTTTGTTTCCCAATAATTTCGCTCCTCGTATGCAGTCTGATTTTGTTTGACTAGACTATCTATGATTCCCAAATCAATTTCAAAATCTGAAACTGCTTGATTTGTCCATTGATTTCTCAAAAGTGAAGACTTGATAACAAATTGCTCTGGAAGATTTTTAGTATCTAAAGTGAAATCAGCAAAATTCCCAAGTTTATTTGCTAGAGCAAGCTGATTGATTTTTGTGATCTTATCTACTCCCAAATTCATGTTCTCAGGAACAGTTAGGTTATGTTTGATAGAAAGTGCTATTGTATTAGAAATTTTAATTTCCTTAGAAGTTGATATATTTTCCAATGCTGCAATTGCTTGGTCAGGTTTATTTATTTTAGAATAAAGCAAAGCTAGATTATTCAATAATTTTGGATCATTTGGATAATATTCTAAGCCTTTTTCTAGGTAAAAAATCGCCTCTAAGATTTTATCAGATTTATGAAGCATTGAGCTTATCAGCAAAATATTGGGAACATTTGGAGCATAGTCAAAACTCTCTTCCAAATGCCTCAAAGCGCTACTATTTTGATTTTCTTCCAGATAAATATGAGCAACTGTATTTTTTGCCCTGTCATTTTTAAAATATTCCATCCAAGAATTTTCATAAAGAATGCGGGCATTTCTCAAATTCCCAATTTGATAATTATAATCGGCGTACAAATTGGCTGATGCAGCTGTAAGTTGGGTTGCAATTACACCATTGGCGAAGATGATTAAAATGACCACTAGCATGGTGGCGCCGATCCGCATGTGAAAATAGGCGAAATGCTGTGGTTTAAAGATTACTTTCTCCAAAGCTCCGCCTGAATTTAAAATACTTGAAAAGTTTGTTAATAGATATGCGAAAAAAAGCAATGTCAAAGCAATCTGCCCATACAGAAAAGTGTGATTGAAAAACTCAATCAAGGGTTCATTAAAGGTGTAAATGGCTTTTCCCCAAGTCCATGAAGTCATGGCAAAACCGATTAGATAAAAAGATTTTCCTACAAGATGATGATCAAAAATTTGCTCTGTTTGACTGATTTTGTATTCTAATACAAAATATCCAAATATACCAGATACTAAAAATAAAAGAGACGGTGGCAAAGTAGGAAAGGGGAGATTCACTTCTCCCATAATTGATAAAAGAGTGAAAAGAACCAAAAAGAAATACAGAATCGAAAGGATAGTAATGTGCCAACTGATTTTAAGTTTTAGGCCTTGATTAAGTTTTATCAAGAAAATGCTGCTGCTTGACACGACAGCATGCCCAATGTGAAACATAAACAAAACAGCCAAAAAGGCAACTGGAAGTGTGATGTTTTCAGATAAAAATAATTGTGCGCTATTTACTTTAGCAAAGTATAATAAAACTATCAGCGTAAGTATAAAACTGGGTAAAATTACTAAAATCCTTTTTGATAAATCCCAGTGGGTTTTAAAAAAATGAATAAAAACTAAGGGAATTATTGTGCCAACTAATAAAATGATCAAAGGATAATTAGTAGAAAGGCCACTGATATTAAGTCCATTTATTACTGTGAAAGTGAAAAAGAAAATTACTCCCGCAGTGCTCCCAATGAAATACATTTTTTTTAATGTACTCAATAATGTTAATCCAAAACCGAGTAAAGATACAATTAAAGCACCATAGATCAGACTGAATTTACTATCTAAAATAGGGGGGAGGGATTCGAAATTTTGGAACAGAAGAAAATTATTAACTTCAATATTGATCAACTCAGTTCCTAACTTGAAAAATTGAAGAGGAACAGAGATTTCTTCTGCAAATACACCAGGTAAAACAGGCATCGATGCTTCCTGCCAAAAAAATAAACTAAGCAAGAGGAAAAGCCCCCCCAATATTGCTATCAAGCTGGGAAGGCCTTTGAATAAGATTTGTTCTAGTTTTCTCAACGAATTTACCGACATTATTCCATTACCTTTGGAACTCTAAAATAATCAGAATCCCTCTGTGGGGCATTTTTAAGGCCGCTTTCATGAGTAAGGTGTTCACCGACTTTATCTTCTCTTAAGACATTTACTTCTGATGACATGGTCGTAATTGGTTCCACTCCATCCGTGTCTAATTCGTTAAGCTGCTCTACCCAGTCTAGAATTTGAGTCATATCTTGAGTCATTTTTTCAGCACTTTTTTCGTCAAACTCCAGTCGAGCTAGATGAGCGATTTTCTTAAGAGAGTTGATATCAATTTTCATATTTTCTTTAAGCTTTGACTTCTACTTTATTATCTTTAAATAATTGATTTTGAATTGTTTGATGTGCTTTTTCTTTAATGTCTGCGATATCCTTTGTGCCAAGCCCATCTGTCAAAATCTCTTGATGAAATACAATCTTTCCTGATTTGAAGTTTAGGAGTAGTTC is drawn from Belliella baltica DSM 15883 and contains these coding sequences:
- the gatC gene encoding Asp-tRNA(Asn)/Glu-tRNA(Gln) amidotransferase subunit GatC translates to MKIDINSLKKIAHLARLEFDEKSAEKMTQDMTQILDWVEQLNELDTDGVEPITTMSSEVNVLREDKVGEHLTHESGLKNAPQRDSDYFRVPKVME
- a CDS encoding tetratricopeptide repeat protein, translating into MIAILGGLFLLLSLFFWQEASMPVLPGVFAEEISVPLQFFKLGTELINIEVNNFLLFQNFESLPPILDSKFSLIYGALIVSLLGFGLTLLSTLKKMYFIGSTAGVIFFFTFTVINGLNISGLSTNYPLIILLVGTIIPLVFIHFFKTHWDLSKRILVILPSFILTLIVLLYFAKVNSAQLFLSENITLPVAFLAVLFMFHIGHAVVSSSSIFLIKLNQGLKLKISWHITILSILYFFLVLFTLLSIMGEVNLPFPTLPPSLLFLVSGIFGYFVLEYKISQTEQIFDHHLVGKSFYLIGFAMTSWTWGKAIYTFNEPLIEFFNHTFLYGQIALTLLFFAYLLTNFSSILNSGGALEKVIFKPQHFAYFHMRIGATMLVVILIIFANGVIATQLTAASANLYADYNYQIGNLRNARILYENSWMEYFKNDRAKNTVAHIYLEENQNSSALRHLEESFDYAPNVPNILLISSMLHKSDKILEAIFYLEKGLEYYPNDPKLLNNLALLYSKINKPDQAIAALENISTSKEIKISNTIALSIKHNLTVPENMNLGVDKITKINQLALANKLGNFADFTLDTKNLPEQFVIKSSLLRNQWTNQAVSDFEIDLGIIDSLVKQNQTAYEERNYWETKVIRSHQGNEIDETLKYLSGSTFSFPNHAAAYHVMAGEILASQLDFEKAAIDFKIAAADGYKEFKPFHLAILYFSGKIEEALALKEKQQVNFPSWMEWDENGALIQNQQVKYYQILKTFHQSISSKIIKSLSELTDSELKSELAFFVMIHKAHSLKKDDFESLEQILTNGDNAVWTKEEFEELTLALLEGKSDIKSDKVSRIIKPNLSLIRNSYLTPLVMQAVQKEEDSLKKYEILQEAIQFNKDPILWMAFVKESRINGLGNYGTKAVEEMAAWLSNEELEKLMMENL
- a CDS encoding ABC transporter ATP-binding protein, with amino-acid sequence MKKIIETNDIQKTYRMGAEEVRALKSVSISVNKGEYVAFMGPSGSGKSTLMNIIGCLDTPSAGTYILNDKDVSDMSENELAEIRNKEIGFVFQTFNLLPRATCLENVALPLIYAGYNKSDREDKAFLALKNVGLADRVHHKPNELSGGQRQRVAIARALVNDPSIILADEPTGNLDTKTSYSIMELFHELHQKGNTIIMVTHEDDIAHYAHRVIRLRDGLVESDEINTNPTRAVAVELDE
- a CDS encoding cob(I)yrinic acid a,c-diamide adenosyltransferase; its protein translation is MKIYTKTGDTGKTSLLGGKRVSKGHLKIDAYGTVDELNSFIGLLRDQEVNSSRIGFLKEVQDRLFTIGATLATEVGKENIKKPDIQEEDLLLMENEIDQMEEKLPPLKNFILPGGHQSVSFCHLARTVCRRTERCVIDLMELEPVDEIIVRYLNRLSDYLFVLGRLMAIELGVEEVTWKPRS
- a CDS encoding branched-chain amino acid aminotransferase, whose translation is MNTTLTIDITKTSSSKLAQTNFDDLKFGQTISDHMFIADYENGEWGNFRIEPYAPLQLNPANATLHYGQSVFEGMKAYKNDAGETLLFRADANQKRLNESAKRMCIPELPENIFMEGLLQLLKIDSAWIPNRPGYSLYIRPFIFATDDYLGIRPSEKYKFMIFTCPVGHYYSKPVSVKVESKYTRAAEGGTGYAKAAGNYAGSLYPALLAQKEGYDQLLWTDGKSHQHIEESGTMNVMFIINDTLITAPTTTGTILKGITRDSVLTLAREMGVKVEERFLRVAELEDALKSHTLKEAFGTGTAATIAHISKIHISGNDYELPQKDETAFSNRVLKRLDDIKYGKIEDSHNWIIKL